The proteins below are encoded in one region of Nitrospirota bacterium:
- the bamD gene encoding outer membrane protein assembly factor BamD, translated as MIFCVVTACSSTPKTQDAAKKALSGTDEQIFLGDTIEKNYDPNVIMKRGEAFFEKEEYAEAITEYNHFLDLHRTHTLASYAAFRIGESQMKRGKGIDRDPEPVQKAIEAFERLRKDFQGSRYDGQALEKIQECHDLLAQMHLFVGEFYYRRGSYLAAAHRFEQIMKLYPDKSVAPDALYFLALNYHDLGADDWAREQLTLLAEKYPRSKHSQEGASLLAKISGGKSATLLAKHTEPAPASSTPTTPPSSDQPSLTSGLIPSLTAESFRLPSATALGQSFVTCRLGAWC; from the coding sequence GTGATCTTTTGCGTCGTCACCGCCTGCTCCAGCACACCCAAGACACAAGATGCCGCGAAGAAAGCCCTGAGCGGCACCGACGAACAGATCTTCCTGGGCGATACGATCGAAAAGAACTACGACCCCAACGTCATCATGAAGCGGGGCGAAGCCTTCTTCGAAAAAGAAGAATACGCGGAAGCGATCACCGAGTATAACCATTTCCTCGACCTCCATCGCACCCATACCCTCGCCTCCTATGCCGCATTCCGGATCGGCGAAAGTCAGATGAAACGGGGCAAGGGAATCGATCGTGACCCGGAACCTGTCCAAAAAGCCATCGAAGCCTTTGAACGGCTACGGAAAGATTTCCAGGGAAGCCGGTACGACGGCCAAGCGCTCGAGAAGATCCAGGAATGCCACGACCTCCTGGCGCAGATGCATCTCTTCGTGGGCGAATTCTATTATCGACGAGGCTCCTATCTGGCCGCCGCCCATCGTTTCGAACAGATCATGAAATTGTACCCGGACAAGTCGGTCGCGCCAGACGCCTTATACTTTCTGGCGCTCAACTACCATGACCTTGGTGCAGACGATTGGGCCCGTGAACAGCTGACCCTGTTGGCAGAAAAATACCCTCGCAGTAAACATTCCCAAGAAGGCGCCAGCCTGCTCGCGAAAATCAGCGGAGGAAAATCCGCGACCTTGCTGGCCAAACATACCGAACCAGCGCCTGCTTCCAGTACACCGACGACGCCCCCATCGAGCGATCAGCCGAGTCTAACATCGGGGCTCATCCCCTCTCTCACGGCCGAATCGTTCCGTCTTCCTTCCGCCACGGCATTGGGCCAATCTTTCGTGACCTGCCGCCTCGGCGCCTGGTGCTAA
- a CDS encoding response regulator transcription factor: MPSPGHKKILIVEDEQDILQLITLYLEKEGFRTVSAKTGAEGLRQVKQEKPDLVVLDLMLPEMDGLEVCKRLRSAPDTALLPIIMLTAKAEESDTIIGLELGADDYVTKPFSPKTLVARVKALFRRLERKPSENPAQYHYGDLVMDLARHEVRVQSTEVPLTAKEFGLLEQLLRNPGRVLTREILLSTIWGYDYYGTTRTVDVHVRRLKQKLPSLNDAIMSVKSLGYKLKELDPSA; encoded by the coding sequence ATGCCAAGCCCTGGACACAAAAAAATCCTCATCGTCGAAGATGAGCAGGACATTCTCCAATTGATCACCCTCTACTTAGAGAAAGAGGGCTTTCGAACCGTATCGGCTAAAACTGGAGCAGAAGGCCTCCGGCAAGTGAAACAGGAAAAGCCGGATCTGGTCGTCCTCGACTTGATGCTGCCAGAGATGGACGGCCTGGAGGTTTGCAAACGCTTGAGATCCGCTCCGGACACGGCGCTGCTCCCCATCATCATGTTGACCGCCAAGGCGGAGGAGTCCGACACAATCATTGGGCTGGAGCTGGGAGCCGACGACTACGTCACCAAACCCTTCAGCCCCAAAACTTTGGTCGCCCGCGTCAAAGCCCTCTTCCGGCGGCTGGAGCGAAAACCGAGCGAGAACCCCGCCCAATATCACTATGGCGACCTCGTCATGGATCTGGCGCGGCACGAAGTCCGGGTGCAGAGCACCGAGGTTCCCCTCACGGCGAAAGAGTTCGGCCTGCTCGAACAGCTCTTGCGCAATCCCGGCCGGGTCCTGACGAGGGAAATCCTCCTGAGCACCATTTGGGGGTACGACTACTACGGGACGACAAGGACCGTCGATGTCCATGTCCGCAGACTCAAACAGAAGCTCCCCTCGCTCAACGACGCGATCATGTCTGTCAAATCTCTAGGCTATAAACTCAAAGAGTTGGATCCGTCAGCATGA
- the ispH gene encoding 4-hydroxy-3-methylbut-2-enyl diphosphate reductase encodes MKIYLANPRGFCAGVDRAIDIVDLSLKKYGAPIYVRHEIVHSRHVVNSLRTKGAVFVEELGEVPEGSVVIFSAHGVAKSVWDEANRRRLHVIDATCPLVIKVHNEVNRDYTQGYDLILIGHAGHPEVIGTLGQIPDKFHLVSSVEDVEKLQVENTHDLSYVTQTTLSVDECRDIVGALNKRFPHIKGPHQEDICYATQNRQNAVKALSSLVDVILVIGSPNSSNSNRLRELGERCGIASYLIDAASDINPIWLSNVKAVGITAGASAPEVLVEEVVTYLKTFGPAEVEDLTVVEEDVEFLLPKELITIESSNKSVGVQAG; translated from the coding sequence ATGAAGATCTATCTCGCCAATCCACGCGGGTTTTGCGCCGGAGTCGACCGCGCGATCGATATCGTTGATCTCTCGTTGAAGAAGTACGGCGCGCCGATCTATGTGCGGCACGAAATCGTCCATAGCCGGCATGTGGTGAACTCGCTTCGCACCAAGGGTGCCGTGTTCGTGGAAGAATTGGGAGAAGTGCCGGAAGGGTCCGTCGTGATCTTCAGTGCCCATGGCGTTGCCAAGTCGGTCTGGGACGAAGCGAATCGGCGCCGGCTGCATGTGATCGATGCCACTTGTCCGCTGGTCATCAAGGTCCATAACGAGGTCAATCGCGACTATACACAGGGCTATGACCTCATCCTGATCGGCCATGCCGGCCATCCCGAAGTGATCGGAACGCTCGGGCAGATCCCGGACAAGTTCCATCTGGTCTCCTCGGTGGAAGATGTCGAGAAGCTGCAGGTCGAGAATACCCACGATTTGTCCTATGTCACGCAAACGACGTTGAGCGTCGATGAATGCCGGGATATCGTCGGTGCGCTTAATAAACGGTTTCCGCATATCAAGGGGCCCCATCAGGAAGATATTTGCTACGCGACACAGAATCGCCAGAATGCGGTGAAGGCGCTCTCCTCGCTGGTGGATGTCATTCTGGTCATCGGGTCGCCTAATAGTTCGAATTCCAACCGGTTGCGGGAATTAGGGGAGCGGTGCGGGATCGCCTCCTACTTGATCGATGCCGCCTCCGACATCAATCCCATTTGGCTTTCGAATGTGAAAGCGGTTGGGATTACCGCCGGTGCCTCGGCTCCGGAAGTCTTAGTTGAAGAGGTGGTGACCTACCTCAAGACCTTCGGCCCGGCAGAGGTCGAAGACCTGACCGTGGTCGAAGAAGACGTCGAGTTTCTCCTCCCTAAAGAGCTGATTACTATTGAGTCTTCCAACAAGTCTGTCGGGGTTCAGGCCGGGTAG
- a CDS encoding ketoacyl-ACP synthase III, with the protein MIRTKIIGTGSYLPERVVSNREVGASLGLDPADVFRLTGIEERRWASASQASSDLAVKAARQALDAAGLPVSELGAIVLSTTSPDSVFPSTACHVQRMLGCGTIPAFDVAASCSGFLYGLSMADAMIRSGQVRTCLVVAAEVKSRSIDPADGDTVLLFGDGAGAVVLRGEPETCPPGRGILGIRLHADGSQHGLIMIPAGGSRMPTTAETVEGKRHTLRMQGAPLFRLAVKRLEQAIQEIVKEFGVDLQDLAQLVLHQANGRILGQLTKRLGVSPERVCSVIGRYGNTSSASLPIALDYAVRSGKISPNDMVLLGSFGGGVTWATGLVRW; encoded by the coding sequence ATGATACGGACGAAGATTATTGGGACTGGCTCATACCTCCCGGAACGGGTGGTGTCGAATCGCGAGGTGGGGGCTTCGTTAGGCCTCGACCCGGCGGATGTCTTTCGCCTGACAGGGATTGAGGAACGGCGCTGGGCTTCTGCCTCCCAGGCCTCTTCCGATCTTGCGGTGAAGGCAGCCAGGCAGGCGCTTGACGCGGCAGGGCTCCCGGTGTCGGAGCTGGGGGCGATCGTGCTCTCGACGACCTCTCCCGACTCGGTTTTTCCTTCCACGGCCTGCCATGTGCAGCGAATGCTCGGTTGTGGCACGATCCCGGCCTTCGATGTGGCGGCGTCCTGCTCGGGCTTTCTCTATGGACTTTCGATGGCCGATGCAATGATTCGGAGTGGCCAGGTCAGGACCTGTCTAGTTGTGGCAGCGGAGGTGAAGTCCCGTTCTATCGACCCAGCTGATGGCGATACCGTGCTCTTGTTCGGCGATGGAGCCGGTGCGGTGGTCTTGCGGGGCGAGCCAGAGACCTGCCCGCCCGGGCGTGGCATTTTGGGGATTCGCCTCCATGCAGACGGGTCTCAGCATGGTTTGATTATGATCCCAGCCGGAGGCTCGCGGATGCCGACGACGGCGGAAACGGTTGAGGGGAAGCGTCATACGTTGCGGATGCAGGGGGCGCCGCTCTTTCGTCTGGCCGTCAAGCGGTTGGAGCAGGCGATCCAGGAGATCGTGAAAGAGTTCGGTGTCGATCTGCAAGATCTTGCGCAACTGGTCTTGCACCAAGCCAACGGGCGGATTCTCGGTCAGCTCACGAAGCGGCTGGGGGTCTCGCCGGAACGGGTTTGTTCCGTGATCGGCCGCTATGGCAATACCTCGTCGGCTTCCTTGCCGATTGCGCTCGATTACGCCGTTCGGTCGGGGAAGATTTCGCCTAATGACATGGTCCTCCTGGGCAGTTTTGGCGGAGGCGTGACGTGGGCGACAGGGTTGGTTCGTTGGTAA
- a CDS encoding inorganic phosphate transporter, with amino-acid sequence MPELTGMLLVVVVLALLFDFSNGWHDSANAIATVVSTRVVSPFVAVMAAGVLNVAGAFMSTAVAKMVGSGIVNPALVTQEVVAAALAGAILWNLFTLLLGLPTSSSHALIGGLVGAAVTHGGWTMVKWSGLRPVMEAMVLAPFFGFAIGLSLMVLISWVCFRVTRSLATRLFKRLQLVSACFMAFSHGANDAQKAMGIITLALLSAGQIPSGEVPGWVIGACAVAMGLGTAVGGWQIVRTLGMGIVKLEPVHGFAAETGAAAVLLVTAHIGLPVSTTQTITTSVMGVGAIKRLSAVRWGLTTRILYAWVFTLPGSALLGSLIYVIVTRFS; translated from the coding sequence ATGCCTGAACTGACCGGAATGTTATTGGTGGTCGTGGTGCTGGCGCTCCTGTTCGACTTTTCGAACGGGTGGCATGATAGCGCCAATGCGATTGCGACCGTCGTTTCGACGAGAGTCGTGAGTCCCTTTGTGGCGGTCATGGCGGCCGGCGTCCTCAATGTGGCCGGGGCCTTCATGTCGACTGCTGTGGCCAAGATGGTGGGGTCGGGAATCGTCAATCCGGCTTTAGTCACCCAGGAAGTGGTGGCGGCGGCCTTGGCCGGTGCGATCCTCTGGAATCTCTTTACGTTGTTGTTGGGTTTGCCGACCAGCTCTTCTCACGCCTTGATCGGCGGCCTGGTCGGGGCGGCGGTGACCCATGGAGGCTGGACCATGGTGAAGTGGTCCGGGCTCCGGCCTGTGATGGAAGCCATGGTGCTCGCGCCGTTCTTCGGTTTTGCCATCGGACTCTCGTTGATGGTGCTGATCAGTTGGGTCTGTTTTCGCGTGACCAGGAGCCTGGCCACGCGGCTGTTCAAACGGCTGCAGCTCGTGTCCGCCTGTTTCATGGCCTTCAGTCACGGGGCCAACGACGCGCAGAAGGCCATGGGGATCATTACGCTGGCCCTGCTCTCTGCCGGGCAGATTCCTTCCGGTGAGGTGCCGGGATGGGTGATCGGCGCCTGCGCGGTGGCGATGGGATTGGGTACGGCGGTGGGCGGGTGGCAGATCGTCCGGACGCTGGGGATGGGCATCGTGAAGCTGGAGCCGGTGCACGGGTTTGCGGCGGAGACCGGCGCGGCAGCGGTGCTGCTCGTGACGGCCCACATCGGTCTGCCGGTGAGTACGACTCAGACCATCACGACCTCGGTCATGGGGGTTGGCGCGATCAAACGGCTCTCGGCGGTCCGCTGGGGGCTCACCACCAGAATCCTCTACGCCTGGGTTTTCACACTGCCTGGCTCCGCCCTGCTGGGGTCGCTCATCTATGTGATTGTGACCAGATTCAGCTAA
- a CDS encoding ATP-binding protein, with protein MTLSIRWKVTIGTLLVLACGLLIARTLAIRSLEQQEIVRSKQILETRTSLVAYGLQPFLAQPRTPASTAQLQTAIRDLSSLALARITVVAPDGQVLADSAVPDSSLAAVENHLARTEIQQAMATGRGTDLRRSHTTGERTLYLAIGLPSQNQAAPSVFLRLGLPMTTFDREVDKLHKNLALAFGIAFLIAIALSVGLARSITKPLSDIAIAARQLAGGDHDVRIRTGSRDEVGLLADTLNQMTDQLKAKIHELSEDRGQLLAMLTSMVEGVMVLDDRGRILQVNPALERMFAVTRSETRGRPSSDVFRHPELNTLIATVLATRTGQQDEIVLLPGGQCLHIEAAIAGGERENDACAILVFHDITELRRLETIRKDFVANVSHELRTPLTSIKGYVEALLDGGKDDPATSAKFLDIILKQSDRLNLILEDLLQLSRIESGKIQFKRDPLPIQRVIERTLAMIKPVADKKGHQLVSQVTDGLPPVLGDEDRLMQVLSNLLDNAVKYTVERGTITVAARPVFDKTERPTLTTAVELSVTDTGIGIPERDRPRIFERFYRVDKARSRELGGTGLGLAIVKHIVEGLGGRVWVEANIPTGSRFVVRLPAQPINPPVS; from the coding sequence ATGACCCTCTCCATCCGGTGGAAGGTCACAATTGGAACCCTGCTGGTCCTCGCCTGCGGACTGCTCATCGCCCGCACCCTGGCGATTCGTTCCCTTGAACAACAGGAAATCGTCCGCTCGAAACAGATACTGGAGACGCGAACCAGCCTCGTCGCCTACGGACTGCAACCGTTTCTGGCGCAACCACGCACCCCGGCTTCGACCGCCCAGCTACAAACAGCCATACGGGATCTCAGCTCGCTGGCCCTCGCGCGTATAACCGTCGTCGCTCCCGATGGACAGGTGTTGGCCGACAGCGCCGTGCCGGACAGCAGCCTCGCGGCGGTGGAGAACCATCTGGCGCGGACGGAAATTCAGCAAGCGATGGCCACAGGACGAGGGACGGACCTGCGCAGGAGCCACACCACCGGTGAGCGCACTCTTTATCTGGCGATCGGATTGCCCAGCCAGAATCAGGCGGCGCCCTCCGTCTTCTTGCGGCTCGGGCTGCCAATGACCACCTTCGACCGTGAAGTGGACAAGTTGCACAAGAACCTGGCCCTCGCCTTCGGGATCGCCTTCCTGATTGCCATCGCGCTGAGCGTGGGGCTCGCGCGCAGCATCACGAAGCCCCTCTCCGATATTGCAATCGCCGCGCGGCAGCTGGCGGGCGGCGATCACGACGTTCGCATCAGAACCGGATCGCGGGATGAGGTCGGCCTCCTGGCCGACACGCTCAACCAGATGACGGACCAGCTAAAAGCCAAGATCCATGAACTCTCCGAAGACCGGGGCCAACTCCTGGCCATGCTGACCTCGATGGTCGAAGGCGTGATGGTTCTGGACGATCGTGGCCGCATCCTCCAAGTGAATCCGGCCTTGGAACGCATGTTCGCCGTCACACGATCGGAGACCCGCGGACGCCCCTCGTCCGATGTATTCAGACATCCCGAGTTGAATACGCTGATCGCAACCGTGCTCGCCACGAGAACCGGACAGCAAGACGAGATCGTCCTGCTGCCGGGGGGGCAATGTCTCCACATCGAAGCGGCGATCGCAGGCGGAGAGCGGGAGAACGACGCCTGCGCGATCCTCGTCTTCCACGACATCACCGAACTCCGGCGGCTGGAAACCATTCGAAAAGATTTCGTCGCCAACGTCTCACATGAACTCCGAACCCCCCTCACCTCGATCAAGGGCTATGTCGAAGCCCTGCTCGACGGCGGGAAAGACGATCCGGCGACCAGCGCCAAGTTCCTGGATATCATCCTCAAGCAAAGCGACCGGCTGAATTTGATCCTGGAAGACCTCCTCCAGCTCTCACGAATCGAATCGGGAAAGATCCAGTTCAAGCGGGACCCCCTGCCGATCCAGCGAGTCATCGAACGGACGCTAGCCATGATCAAGCCCGTAGCGGACAAGAAGGGGCACCAACTCGTGTCGCAGGTGACTGACGGTCTGCCTCCGGTGCTCGGCGATGAAGACCGGCTGATGCAAGTCCTCTCCAACTTGCTCGATAACGCCGTCAAATACACCGTCGAGCGAGGCACCATCACCGTCGCGGCCCGCCCGGTTTTTGACAAGACCGAACGGCCTACGCTGACCACGGCGGTCGAGCTAAGCGTGACCGATACCGGCATCGGCATCCCCGAACGGGATCGTCCTCGCATCTTCGAACGATTCTATCGAGTCGATAAGGCCCGCTCGCGGGAATTAGGCGGCACAGGGCTCGGGCTGGCGATCGTCAAACACATCGTCGAGGGGCTGGGAGGGCGGGTGTGGGTCGAGGCAAACATTCCAACCGGCAGCCGCTTTGTCGTCCGGCTGCCCGCGCAACCGATCAATCCACCGGTTAGCTGA
- the smc gene encoding chromosome segregation protein SMC, with protein MYLKSLEMLGFKSFAEAKIQFPDGVTAIVGPNGSGKSNVVDSILWVLGEQSTKALRSEKMEDVIFNGTELRKPLGMAEVSLVISGLDRINVDPQSNLSSQLSEYQELMITRRLYRNGESEYLINKTVCRLKDVRSILLDTRAGTKGHTVIAQGQIDQILNASPQDRRELIEETAGIIRYKKQKAEALRKLDSTQQNLLRVRDIIAEVKKQLNSLERQARQARSYQTLHQEAKSLEIQLLTNEYRVLRATITDVEAELQQLEDRESGQAAELARLNAELEQVKFAIATASEAIGQRRDELSKLEQQQSQALTASEVERNRGELYAQQQSQGGQELERLTQEQQQSAVEAAALEDMLVALERECTEREQAFATLEGEMKELVQQRTAALAEEERGRRDVLNLAVLVANTEQTLVQLATRIQEAADREARLVREQEDFRLQHVTAADKRQTLQQACQEAEQLVADLRRQRQAVEESSEHVAAELVEVDQSVLRQSEELASVDSHLRTLQGVLQEDMGYGRRGDEESTALKACAGVRDAIAEWLVVPAGWDRAVEAILGERVKGWFVDSPAAACEAIAFLKGKDLGRGTFIPQQPRWAARDAASQSWWPALEGQSGVIGRAVDLISVQGEREAARDYLFDRILFVETLTDATTLWAQQSYAAPDGPVLVTRAGEVLDAAGVMTGGQVSETGGLLQRRREVLHLDAQRAALTGAVEEGKQRRERLLVQGQELREQSRQLVESLRNAEMRGLSLQKDEAGLQHVLGDLTRRIDTLTNDAQRGSAEVQRLNHEVQSTQAQLAQWMAEKAGQEAEVGRVRDRVAQIDQDTQGLQQRFTEAQLVAQEIRTTREHHRRDLLRLSQQQQDATVRIEALTRHVEGLAVSIEQSRIEREQQEERCRGLSESSALVKAQLVELQEAQAQDMALAHQLDAGLEEVRHVVSSLRESRMALEVKKAEVRVQLGTVESTLFGTYQVDLATLLNAPIVEMTDEQLSLGEAPVPEEQPVVDEVALREQLQKLREKLDRLGPINLAAIHEHQELDERYRFLTTQEQDLSTSISSLKEIIQRINLTTKDMFATTFAELQQKFSEVFVKFFPGGRAALQLVEVLADETTEGRGPQEPGVDIVVQPPGKRLKSITMLSGGEKTLTAMALLFASFLIRPTPFCILDEIDAPLDEENIGRFTGVLRELSEGAQFMVITHNKRTMAIADSLFGVTMEEPGISKIVSVRLGNLQSV; from the coding sequence ATGTATCTGAAATCCCTTGAGATGCTGGGGTTTAAGTCGTTCGCTGAAGCCAAGATTCAATTCCCGGATGGCGTCACCGCCATCGTGGGGCCGAACGGGAGCGGAAAGAGCAATGTCGTGGACTCGATCCTCTGGGTGCTTGGTGAGCAGAGCACGAAGGCGCTGCGCAGCGAGAAGATGGAAGATGTGATTTTTAACGGCACTGAGTTGCGGAAGCCGCTCGGTATGGCCGAGGTTTCGCTCGTGATCAGCGGACTGGACCGGATCAATGTGGACCCCCAGTCCAATTTGTCGAGCCAACTGTCGGAATATCAGGAGCTGATGATTACGCGCCGTCTCTATCGGAATGGCGAGAGCGAATACCTCATCAATAAGACTGTCTGCCGGTTGAAGGATGTCCGGAGCATCCTGTTGGACACCAGGGCCGGGACCAAGGGGCACACGGTCATTGCCCAGGGGCAAATCGATCAGATCCTCAATGCCTCGCCACAAGATAGGCGCGAGTTGATCGAAGAAACTGCCGGCATCATTCGCTATAAGAAGCAAAAGGCGGAGGCATTGCGCAAGTTGGATTCGACGCAGCAAAACCTCTTGCGCGTGCGGGACATTATCGCCGAGGTGAAGAAGCAGTTGAATTCGCTTGAGCGGCAAGCACGGCAGGCGCGGTCCTATCAAACATTGCATCAAGAGGCCAAGTCGCTGGAGATCCAGCTGCTTACGAACGAATATCGTGTCCTTCGCGCGACGATCACGGATGTCGAGGCGGAGCTGCAACAGCTGGAGGATCGCGAGTCAGGACAGGCCGCTGAGCTGGCGCGTTTGAATGCCGAGCTTGAGCAGGTCAAATTTGCAATTGCCACGGCGAGCGAGGCGATCGGGCAGCGGCGGGATGAGCTGTCGAAGCTCGAGCAGCAACAGAGTCAGGCCTTGACGGCGTCGGAAGTCGAGCGTAATCGCGGTGAGCTCTATGCGCAGCAGCAGAGCCAGGGAGGGCAGGAACTCGAACGCCTGACCCAGGAGCAGCAGCAGAGCGCAGTGGAAGCGGCAGCCCTCGAGGACATGCTGGTCGCATTGGAGCGTGAATGTACGGAGCGGGAGCAGGCCTTCGCCACGCTCGAGGGGGAAATGAAGGAGCTGGTTCAGCAACGAACCGCTGCCCTGGCTGAAGAGGAACGAGGGCGTCGGGACGTCCTCAATCTGGCGGTGCTGGTCGCCAATACCGAACAGACGCTGGTGCAATTGGCGACGCGCATTCAAGAAGCGGCGGATCGTGAGGCGCGGCTGGTTCGTGAACAGGAAGATTTTCGTCTGCAGCATGTGACCGCCGCGGATAAGCGCCAGACGCTCCAGCAGGCCTGCCAGGAGGCAGAGCAGTTGGTTGCGGATCTGCGCCGGCAGCGGCAGGCGGTAGAGGAGTCGAGCGAGCATGTCGCGGCCGAGCTGGTCGAAGTCGATCAGTCGGTCTTGCGCCAGTCGGAAGAGCTGGCCTCAGTCGATTCGCATCTCCGGACGTTGCAAGGCGTGTTGCAGGAAGATATGGGATATGGGCGGCGCGGCGACGAAGAGTCCACGGCCCTCAAGGCCTGTGCCGGGGTTCGTGATGCGATTGCCGAATGGCTGGTCGTGCCCGCAGGCTGGGACCGGGCGGTGGAAGCGATTTTGGGCGAGCGGGTGAAGGGCTGGTTTGTCGATAGCCCTGCCGCGGCTTGTGAGGCGATTGCGTTTCTCAAAGGGAAAGATCTCGGTCGGGGCACCTTCATTCCGCAGCAGCCTCGTTGGGCCGCTCGGGACGCGGCGTCACAATCCTGGTGGCCTGCGTTGGAGGGCCAGTCCGGGGTGATCGGCCGCGCGGTCGATTTGATTTCTGTGCAGGGTGAGCGTGAAGCGGCCCGTGACTATCTGTTCGACCGGATCCTATTCGTGGAGACGCTCACGGATGCCACGACCTTGTGGGCGCAGCAATCCTATGCGGCTCCCGATGGGCCAGTCCTTGTTACGCGCGCAGGGGAAGTGTTGGATGCAGCCGGAGTGATGACGGGCGGACAGGTCAGTGAGACCGGAGGTCTGTTGCAGCGGCGCCGAGAGGTGCTGCACCTGGACGCGCAGCGCGCCGCTCTGACCGGGGCTGTTGAAGAGGGCAAACAGCGGCGGGAACGATTGCTGGTGCAGGGACAGGAGTTGCGCGAGCAGAGCCGGCAACTGGTGGAGTCGCTGCGGAACGCGGAAATGCGCGGGCTCTCACTGCAAAAAGACGAAGCCGGGCTCCAGCATGTGCTGGGAGATTTGACCAGGCGGATCGATACCTTGACGAATGATGCGCAGCGAGGCTCAGCCGAGGTGCAGCGGCTCAATCATGAGGTGCAATCCACGCAGGCGCAGCTCGCCCAGTGGATGGCGGAGAAGGCAGGCCAGGAAGCCGAGGTCGGTCGCGTGCGCGACCGGGTGGCGCAGATCGACCAGGATACGCAAGGGCTCCAGCAGCGATTCACCGAGGCGCAATTGGTGGCGCAGGAAATCAGAACGACCCGCGAACATCACCGGCGCGACCTCCTGCGGCTTTCGCAGCAGCAACAGGACGCGACCGTGCGGATTGAGGCCTTGACGCGCCATGTCGAGGGACTCGCGGTTTCGATCGAGCAGAGCCGGATTGAACGGGAGCAGCAAGAAGAGCGTTGCCGTGGGCTGAGTGAGTCGTCCGCCCTGGTCAAGGCCCAGTTGGTCGAGCTGCAAGAAGCTCAGGCGCAGGACATGGCCTTGGCGCATCAGCTCGATGCCGGATTGGAGGAGGTGCGCCACGTGGTCTCGTCTCTTCGCGAGTCCCGCATGGCGCTGGAGGTCAAGAAGGCGGAAGTTCGGGTGCAATTGGGCACGGTCGAATCCACGCTGTTTGGAACCTACCAGGTTGACCTTGCGACGCTGCTTAATGCGCCAATTGTAGAGATGACGGATGAGCAACTGTCCCTCGGGGAGGCGCCTGTGCCGGAAGAGCAACCGGTCGTGGACGAGGTGGCGCTGAGAGAGCAGTTGCAGAAGCTTCGCGAGAAGCTTGACCGTCTCGGCCCGATCAATCTGGCGGCTATTCATGAGCATCAAGAGTTGGATGAGCGGTATCGGTTCCTGACGACGCAGGAGCAGGATCTCTCCACGTCGATCAGTTCGTTGAAGGAAATCATTCAGCGGATCAACCTCACGACAAAAGATATGTTTGCCACTACGTTCGCCGAGCTTCAACAGAAGTTCAGTGAGGTGTTCGTCAAGTTCTTCCCCGGTGGCAGGGCCGCACTTCAGTTGGTTGAAGTGCTGGCGGATGAGACGACGGAAGGGCGCGGACCGCAGGAGCCTGGAGTCGATATCGTGGTGCAACCGCCGGGCAAACGGTTGAAGAGCATCACGATGCTCTCGGGTGGCGAGAAGACCCTGACGGCGATGGCTCTGCTCTTTGCGAGCTTCCTGATCAGGCCGACGCCGTTCTGCATCCTCGACGAAATCGACGCGCCGCTGGACGAAGAGAATATCGGACGTTTTACCGGCGTCTTGCGTGAGCTCTCCGAGGGGGCGCAGTTTATGGTCATTACTCACAACAAGCGGACGATGGCCATCGCCGATTCGTTGTTCGGGGTGACCATGGAAGAACCAGGCATCTCGAAAATCGTGTCGGTGAGACTCGGAAATTTGCAGTCCGTTTGA
- a CDS encoding DUF47 family protein, translating to MLFGLIPREEAFFELFKKAAHNMIEGSRLLKVMMEDFRSPIEQAQGIKDVEHIGDGITHDIAFRLNRTFITPIDREDIHDLASALDDILDVTEAIADRFVLYKVTKPTPMAIKLADILYQASVAVGSGVDRLGLAHPELKECSVRVNSLENEADRVSRDAISALFEKETDPIAVIKWKEIYENFEAGTDRCEDVANILERIAIKHH from the coding sequence ATGTTATTTGGATTGATCCCTCGAGAAGAGGCCTTCTTTGAGCTGTTCAAGAAGGCCGCACATAATATGATTGAGGGGAGCCGCCTCCTCAAGGTGATGATGGAAGACTTTCGGTCCCCCATCGAACAGGCCCAGGGGATCAAAGACGTTGAGCATATTGGCGATGGCATCACGCATGACATTGCATTTCGCCTGAACCGGACATTTATTACGCCGATCGATCGGGAAGATATTCACGATCTGGCCAGCGCCCTCGACGATATTCTGGATGTCACGGAGGCGATCGCCGACCGCTTCGTGTTATACAAAGTGACGAAGCCGACCCCGATGGCGATCAAGCTGGCGGACATCCTGTATCAGGCGTCTGTGGCCGTGGGGAGCGGAGTGGACCGGTTGGGGCTTGCGCATCCCGAGTTGAAAGAATGCAGCGTGCGCGTGAATAGCCTGGAGAATGAGGCGGACCGAGTGTCCCGCGATGCGATCTCGGCCCTCTTTGAAAAAGAAACCGATCCGATCGCGGTGATTAAGTGGAAAGAAATTTACGAGAACTTCGAAGCGGGAACCGACCGCTGCGAAGATGTCGCGAACATTCTTGAGCGGATTGCGATCAAACACCACTAA